In the genome of Onychostoma macrolepis isolate SWU-2019 chromosome 10, ASM1243209v1, whole genome shotgun sequence, the window ACAAAAGTACAACATCCCACCAGAGATGTCGCTTGAGCCACCAGTGCAATTCTAAAACGTTTATAGACCTGAACAATCAGACTATGTACTTGAAACTGTAGATGGTGTCACAGGAAAGGCCTTTGTCCTTGCAGCGGCCGCACAGATCCTGGCGGTGAGGACGGCGCATGTCAATGTGCCTCTGCTTCCGTTCACAGCAGCAGCGAGTCTTGCAGCAAACCTGGTGAAACAACATGGTCAAATTTTACGAACAGCTTCAAATGCACTTTGACGACTCATACCTGGCACTGAATGGACTCCACCCTATATGGATTCAGTCCCGCCTGGCACTTCCTGCAGTGCTGCTTGAAGTACACCTGTGGAAATGCCATCAATTAGGCTTAAGTCTAAAGATTAGAAGTTTGAAAGTCAAAACGCATTTTACCTTGGAGGTTCCCGAGATGCACCACACGAACGCACTTTCCCATCGAATATTGCACTTACTGCAGTGATAAAACCCGTATTTCTGCTCCAGAAACTAAACAAGAATAAATGGTTAGAATTATCGTTATTAACAAAAGAAACGCACAATACATGGTTTCTGCCGAATTTCAATTTGCAtgcggtttaaaaaaaaaaatatatattttacacacatatatagatccacaaaaacagttttaagtcactggggtgtgtttgtagcaatagccaaaaatacattgtatgggtcaaaattatcgctttttcttttatgccaaaaatcattaggatatcaagtaaagatcatgttccatgaagatattttgtcaatttcttaccgtaaatgcaGCTCAACTtaatttgattagtaatatgcattgttaagaacttcatttggacaactttaaaggcgattttctcaatatttatttatttatttatttattttttacaccctcagattccagattttcaaatagttgcatctcggccaaatattgtcctattctaacaaaccatacatcaatggaaagcttatttattcagctttcagattatgtataaatctcaatttcgataaattgacactcaagactggttttgtagtccagggtcatACACACATATTAGTTTACCTAATTGAATAGTCATGATACAGAGGAGTTGAACGACACAAAACAAATTACGAAAACGCGATTATTCATAACACTTTTCACTTTTGCAGGTTTCAAACTGGGAGGGGGGAAAAAGATTGTCTAGTAATCGTCATGGGTTGTATTCACCCAATCAGCATCGAGCGTCAGCAATTACTTGCATATTTATGAGGACAGCTTTTATTCGGCTCTTAACCAAATAAAAGCTAGGATTCATCGCTAACCTAAAATTCACTATAATTTGAAAGTACCACTGTAATTTGGGGGAAATTACGGTTGCCATAGTAATTCCCGCACAACGAACCTGAAAGTTTGACCGTTTATTTCGCTGAATCACAGACTTCCCCTGCAGTGTTTCGTCGTGCGTCGGTTCCTCCAGTTTACACTTGTCGTCGTCGTCGTCGTCCGTCTCGCTGTCCGTCTCCTTGCTCTCATCCTCTCCGTCGTCCTTATTTTCACCGGCAGTCGTTGAGAAGGAGAAAATCCTGCGGTCgaagacaggagagtagatggCGACGGGGCGGGAGAAGCGCACGGAGTTGACAGGTGTGCTGGGCAGGGTGTCTTTCATAGGGCTGATGAACGGCGTCCTTGGCGAGTCCCATTTATCACCGCGATAAAACAGCGTTTTGGGCCCGAGTGAGCATTGAACAGTGGCATCGACCTTCGGGTTGACCTGCACACCGAACTCTCTAGTGTTGGCCTTGCGGAGGCGCGGCGTCAGGTTCGGGTTGACCTGAGATAATATCGCTTTTAACTGCGCGCGCTTATAAAAGTCGATATAATCGGGGGTGTCTGGCGCAACATAAAAACTGTTTCCCTTTTTGTTCCAGTTCTGGTGCTTAAATTTCCCGTTGCCGGGATAAAAGGGGAAATAGCCAGGGTAGCCTCCACAGTTGTAAGGTGGAACGAGAAACTCCTCCATTGTGGCCTGATCATGAGCAGAGGAAGTGCcgaatatttattttcttcccGAGAACACGCCTTGATTGGCTCGACCTAATTAGCATTGATCGCGTGCTGGCTTGGCTCAGGGAGAGATTGCGGATGTGACGCATTAGCGTCAGGTAAAGATCGATCTCtctgcatttttatataaatttggcGTTGAAACTGCAGTCGAGTATTTGACATGACAACTCAATGCtgagtgtatatttaaaatatttttttttacagtaaatttattTAGAGATGATCACTGTAATGTTCTTATAATAACTGAGAGACATcatggaatatttaataataaattatttatcacACCAAAGGATAAGGTGAATTCTAAATATACTATGAAAatatatgtagcctatttataagcattttatttttaataagtaaataaatgataagGTGATTAAAATGGTGAAATCTTGATTAATTGCTTGTTAATTGACAAAACCAGATTACTGAATAGTCTCTTCTTTTACAGACTCTTTTATTTGTGGAGATTTGAATAGCAGTAATAATTTGTCCGGTATGTTGCTAGGCATTCAAATAAGTGGAGGGTAATAAAAGGTGGATTTTAAAAGCCTCTTTGCCTCTGTTATGCAGTTTATGAATGGCAAACAGAGAGAACTAAACTAAAGGTTTACTAAAGGCCTTAAATTTCAGGTTCACTATACTGAGCTGTTCAATCTAGGTTGCATTACCAGGATATAGTGTGTCTTTTTTATGATGAGGAGGTCAtttcctgttttgttttgtcttggtccttttaattttataattaaaagaaaGTATGATAAATCCATTATTATCTGTATTGTACAATGGGACGTCTTCAAGCACTGTTAGTAATAATAGTTGTTTAGCAGACACTGTCCCGGTCAAAgcaacttttacattttaggaACAGCCCCATTGGATCAATTTAAGCAATAA includes:
- the zar1l gene encoding ZAR1-like protein, translating into MEEFLVPPYNCGGYPGYFPFYPGNGKFKHQNWNKKGNSFYVAPDTPDYIDFYKRAQLKAILSQVNPNLTPRLRKANTREFGVQVNPKVDATVQCSLGPKTLFYRGDKWDSPRTPFISPMKDTLPSTPVNSVRFSRPVAIYSPVFDRRIFSFSTTAGENKDDGEDESKETDSETDDDDDDKCKLEEPTHDETLQGKSVIQRNKRSNFQFLEQKYGFYHCSKCNIRWESAFVWCISGTSKVYFKQHCRKCQAGLNPYRVESIQCQVCCKTRCCCERKQRHIDMRRPHRQDLCGRCKDKGLSCDTIYSFKYIV